The stretch of DNA ttttagtagagatggttttcatcacgttgcccaggctggtctcgaactcctgagctcaggcagtccacccgcctcagcctcccaaagtgctgggattacagtcgtgagccaccgcacacggcctattttatgttttgagacagggtcttgctctgtcgctcaagctggagtgcagtggcccaatcatagctcatcgcagcctcgacctccagggctcaagtgatcctcccacctcagccttctgagtagctgggaccacaggtgggcaccaccatgcctggctaatttatttttatttttgtgcagagatgaggtttcactgtgttactcgggctggtcttgaactcctgggctcaaataatcctcccaccttggcctccgaaagtgctgggattacaggtgtgagccactgcacccagccctcagagagaggtttttgtttgtttgttttgtttttgagacagtttcactctgtctcccaggctggagtgcagtggcgtgatctcggctcactgcagcctctggctcccgggttcaagcgattcctgtgcctcagcctcctgagccaccatgcccggctaatttttgtatttttagtacagccgggatttcatcatgttgaccaggctggtctcaaactcctgacctcaagtgatccacccacctcagcctcccaaagtgctaggattacaggagtgagccaccacgcctggcctcctcaGTTTAGAGACCCCTTCTCTCcctgttttttttggggggaagaaCCCCTCAGTGGCACCCTTCATCATGGCCTAGGAAACCGGGGCCCCAGAATGGGACCAGACTGCTCCCCATCACCGGTGCCTGGGGACGTGTTGTTCTGTAGGAACAGGGCTCTGCAGGGTGGCGCTTCTCGCTCTACCTTCGTTGGGTGGCTATGGTCCAAATCGCCAACAAGGCCTAGCGGAGCTTTACTTCTAATTCGTAGGAAGgcatctccctcccctcacttGTCCCCTAAGTTGAGGGCTGACCTGAAAGGCACATTTGGTGACAAAGTGTATCTCCGTGTTCACGCGCTCCAGCAAGCCTTGCATCTTGGACCCAGCGACAGTCTTGAGCCGCTCCATCCAGCGCTGTGCCAGGACCAGCCGCCAGAGGGCACCGCAGAGCTCCTCCTAGAGGGGAGAACCCACGGGtctgagggaggagctgggcacgGGGctgctgggtctgagggaggaggggctgggccggGGCTCCtcggtctgagggaggaggggctgaggaCTCTGATTCCTGGGTTTGGGGAGGGGAGGGCCTGGTTATCCACTCGCCTCGGTGGAGCATCTTGAGTCTGTGGTCCCCACCTCCATCCCAGGTCCCTCCCAACATGACTCACGTCCTGCAGGTTGGAGGCCACGGTGACCGGGTAATCTTGAAGCAGGTAGTCAGACTGCGGGAAAAAACAGGATCAGGCCTGGCTGAAAACAGCGAGAAACAGAACTGTGGGGACCCAGAGGTGGCAGCAGAGATCCAGAGAGAGAGGGACAAGACCAAGAGAGGGGGAACCCAGAAGAAGCTACAGAACCTTGCCCTTAAAAAGGGATGACACCCCTAAGCACAgtggtttgggaggccaaggtgggaggatcgcttgagcccaggagttcaagatcaccctgggaaacacaggaagagggaccccatctctacttaaaaaaaaaaaaggcgggggaaGGGGGATCACATGAGGGGGTCCGGGGCAGCGCCGCTCACCAGCTCACGGATTTTGACAGCGAAGTCGGAGGAGATGGGGCTGTGTTGGAAGGAGCAGTCCTGGGTCCCACTGAGTCCCGagctcagcagcagcagcaggaggagatAGGTCTGCAGGGGAGGGGGTGCTGGGGGAGCCCTCCGCTGTTCCACACACAGCCCCCTCCTCCGGGCTTCCCACCTGTACTGTTCTGTCTTCCCCGCTCCTCCTTCCCTGGGTGTCCTTCTGCCTCTTCCACACTTTCTGGAGACATGGCCCCATCTCTGCCCGTCTTTCCCGGTTTCTCTCTGCCTCTGGTCCAATGCTGTCCACTTTGCATCCTCCTCTGCCCcacccctctctctccccatctcccccactCTGCTGGTCTCTCTCCAACCCCCTCATCTTCAGGTCTGGTTTCCTCGCCCGGGTTCCTCCAGCTCTGTCCCTCCCTCTGCCTTCTACACCACTGTTGCCTGCTTCTCTCTTGATCTTGGTCCACGTCCTCTTCATTCGTTCTTGGCTCTGTCCACTTTCTGTCTCCTCTGTCCATCTCCCCCCTTTTCtgtccatctcctcctcctctgtccaTCTCccccctcctctgtctctcttcctctcctctgtcCATCTCCCCCTCCTGTCCATCTCCCCTCTCCTCTGTCCATACCCCCTCCTCTCCATCTTCCCTCCTGTCCATCTCCCCCTCCTCTGTCCATCTCCCCTCTCCTCTGTCCATACCCCCTCCTCTCCATCTTCCCTCCTGTCCATCTCCCCCTCCTCTGTCCATCTCCCCCCCCCTCTGTCCatctccccttcctctgtccatctTCCCTTTCTCTGTTCATCTCCCTCCTCCTGTCCACCTCCTTCCTCTTCATCTCCCTCTCCTCTGTTCATCTGCCCTGTCCTCTGTCCATCTCCCCCTCCTCTGTCCATCTCCCCCTCCTCTGTCCATCTCCCCCTCCTCTGTCCATCTCCCACTCCTCTCTATATCCCTCTCCTCTATCTCCCCCTCCTCTGTCCATCTCTCTACTCCTGTCCATCTGCCCATCCTCTGTCcatctccccctcctctcctatCCATCTGCCCATCCTCTGTCCATCTCCTCTCCTATCCATCTCCCCTCACATCTGTCCATCTCCCCTCCTATTTCCTCGTCATCTGTCCATCTGTTCTCCCGTCCATCTCCCCTCATCTCTGCCCCATCCTGACATTGTGCCTCCCCTCTCCCGATCTTGTCCCTGGGGTTTACGCACTGTTGGGCTCCAGGCTGGCGCCAGCAATGTCATTTCGGCCGGGGGCCCCTCATGCCTCCTGTCGCCGGGTCTTGGAAGGGACAGAAGAACAAGTCTCGGACCCTcatgccccagcccctgccccgccCGCCCCTTTGCCTCCCCGCCCCTCCCGCGTCCCATTGATGTGGCTGAGTTTCCGCCCCTTCCTCCCCCAGGCTTCCTGCGTCTGCCCCAGTTACGGTGAAAACTCTTCATCTCCACTTCTAAGAACCTCGACGTCTGGTCCCCAGAACCCTCCCCAGGTTAGGGACCCGGGAACCCAGCCCCCCACCCTCTGCTCCCCCTGCCCCAGGAGTGGGGACCCTGGCTCCGCCCCTTGGGGACCTAGAGTCCAAGTCTCCTCACGCACCAGGCTTGCCCCAGCTGGGTGTGGAAGGGGCCAAGCCGGGTGACAGCCAGAGACCGAAAGTGAAAGGAAATTTTTGGGGGGAGACAGTCAAGGGGTGGAATCTGGGCCCAGGCGGAGCGCGCCCCCTGGTGGTGAGAGGCGGACGCTCACGCCGCAGATGGCGCGTTCCCCGGACGCCCGCATCGGGGGCTGCAGTGGGGCTGACTCCCTGGGTGGCACGCCCAGTGCATGGTGAGCTGGGGCTGGAACCCGGATCTGTCTCTGGGAACTCGGAGTTGCTGTGTCTTACCGTCCTCCGGGCCCCAACTTTGCCCCGCCAAGGCTTGGCACACAGGACTCAGGATGCATCTTGTCACATTGGGCCTGGCAGGTGTCGCCCTAGCACTAGCTTTATCACTGTGGGAGCTTGGCCAGCCCCTTGACCTCTCTAAGCCTCGGCTTCTCCAACTCCAAACTGAGGGGTGAGGTGGTACATGAGACAAAATAGAAGCTctcttccacatctgtggatctCTGAATctctgaagcatttttttttttagatggggtctcactctgttgcccaggctggagtgcagtggcacaatctcggctcactgcaacctccgcctcctgggcttaagcaattcttgtgcctcaggttcccgagtagctggaattacaggtgcgtgccaccatgcccggctaatttttgtatttttagtagagacgaggtttcactatgttggccaggctgatctcgaattcctgacctcaggtgatcagcctgcctcggcctcccaaaatgctgggattacaggtgtgacccatcaCGCCCATCCTGAATCTCTTGCTCACCCATCTGATCCGTGGCAGACTGTCCTGAAACATCTGCTGCCCCCCCCTCCCTGCAGGAGGATTCGAGGTCCCATCCTGGGGAACTCGGACATGGCCACACTCACTTTGGCCAATCACATGAGGGTGGAGGTGACAGGTGTCACTTCTGAATGGAAGTCTAAGGGACCGGGGAGTGGAAGGTGGAGGATGCATGGAGAGAGCGCCTCTATCAGCCAAGTTTCCTGTGCCACTTGGAGGAGCACAGGGATCCTGCCAGCCCCGGATGAGCACAGGGAGTGTAAGCAACAAACTAACGTTGTGGTTGCGGCCCACGCAGATTCGGGGGTTGTGTGTTACTGCAGCAAAGCCTCGCCCGTCCTGGCCTTCAccatccatttcccttccctgatccctctgcctgcctcactTCCTGTTCAGCCTGGGTTAGCTGCCTTGTCGCACCGAATGGTCAGACCTTCCATCTGGCTAGGAAGATTTAAATGAAGCAGAGAGGCAGAGATACAAGCCCCAATAGCTCATGTGGCCCATGGACAAAGGACCTGCTCTAGCTCCTTCCTGACCAAGTCCTGGGGCCCCTCAATGTGTGTCCTGCCCTATCGCCCTATTGCCTCTAGGGAATCTCTGTAGCCTTCCAGaagactcctctctctctctctttttttttttgagactgagtctcgctgtgttgcccaggctggagtgcagtggcacgatcttggctcactgcaggctccccctctgcctcccaggttcaagcaattctcctgcctcccagatagctgggatttcaggcactgccaccacgcctggctaatttttataattttagtagagacgggatttcaccatgttgcccaggctggtctcaaacttctgacaagtgatccacccacctcggcctcccaaagtgctgggattacaggtgtgaactgccACACCTAGTCCGGaaaactctcatttttttttctttgagatggagtcttgctctgttgcccagactagagtgaagtatgtgatctcaactcactgcaacctctgcctcctgggttcgagtgattcttctgcctcagcctcctgagtaattgggattacaggtgcccgccaccacacccagctaatttttgtatttttagtacagacagggtttcactgtgttggccaggctgctctcaaactcctgacctcaggtgatccgcctacttcggcctcccaaagtgttgggattacaggcctgagtcaccgagCCTGGCCTCTGAAAACTCCCTTTTATCCTAAACTAGTAAGAGTGGGTTTCTTACATCAAAAAGAATTCTACTTCAGGtgtagtggctgatgcctgtagtcccacactttgaaaggctgaggcgagaggattgcttgaggccaggagttcaagaccagcctgggcaacgtaggtaGACtctgcctatttaaaaaaaaaaaaaattagccaggcatggtggtgcgtgcctgtggtcccaactactcaggaggctgaggtgggaggattttttttttttttttttttgagacggagtctcactctttcgcccaggctagagtgcagtggctcgatctcggctcactgcaagctccacctcccaggttcacgccattcttctgcctcagcctcccgagtagctgggactacaggcgcctgccaccgtgcccagctaatttttttgtatttttagtagagacggggtttcaccgtgttagccaggatggtcttgatctcctgacctcatgatccaccctcctcggcctcccaaagtgctgggattacaggcgtgagccaccgtgcctggccgaggtgggaggattgagcccaggaggttgagggtggGTTCAgtaagctgtgactgcaccactgtattACAGCCTGaaaaacagagcaagatcctttatttaaaaaatcaacagtcATGTGCAGTGGCttaagtctgtaatcctagcactttggggagaCCGAGACATGCGgaccgcttgaggtcaggagtttgaaaccggccaggccaagatggtgaaaccccgtctgtactaaaaatacaaaaaattatctgggtgtggtgcgcgcctgtaattctagctactctggaggctgaggcaggagaatcgcttgaacctgggaggcagaggttgcagtgagccgagatcaccccgctgcactccagcctggccgacagagagactctgtctcaaaaaaacaaaaaacaaaccaagaaaacCCACCCACAACCAGAATCCTAAGGCAGTGGTGTGCTGAAGCGGCTCGTATTGGCTCATGGGAGCTGACCTGTTAACAATTCAGGATCTCTCAGGCAGTTGTTTAATCACCTGTACCTTGAAATCCGGCACGGTGGGAGCATTTACATCATGGAAATTGACAAAAGTCATATAGGAGGACTTTAATTTTATTCCAGAGAGTTCCTTTACTCCATATGGATTCTGGGGCCATGAAAAGGTAGAGAAAACCAGAGAGCAAGAGCCACCAGATGGAGAAGACAAGAAGATATGAGAGTCCTAAGGCCCTGTCTGGGGTCCTCGGGGGTCCCCTTTCTCTGTTTCACAAACACAGCACTGTGCTGGAGCCGGCTCCTGAGCTGCTCAGCCTCAGAACTAAAATGGCCtcgagccaggtgtggtggtgcatgtctgtggccccagctacatGTGAGGCTGTGGcatgaggatcccttgagccccggaggtcgaggctgcagtgggccaagattgtgccactgcactccagcctgggtgacagagccagacgttgtctcaaaaaaaaaaaaaaaaaagcctcatatGTGCCAGCAGTTGCTACACCCTTTCTTCTCGCAGAAGCACAGCTAGGGTTGGTCAGAGAGTTTATTAGAAGACACAGGAACCAGAAGGGGAAAGTCCCAGGTGTCCGTGGGGTGCATCTCCCCTTGGTCTGAGGTGTCCAAAATGCAGTAGGTGGCGCTCAGGCATCAGTCCCCCATAGGCAGCCACAGGGCCTTGGTCCGCGCCGCTCGCAGCCCCAGCTCTGGGcctgccccctcagcctcctggtccCAGGCCCGCGGGCAGCCCCTGCTCGCCCACACCGGTTTGAGGTTTCCTGCCGAGGCCCACTCGACAAACTGGGAACCCTGAGGCGGGGAGAGACGGGGGTAAGCACTTCTGCGGGCCTGTTGCTAAGCACCTGCTTCCTCCGCGATGAAGACTGTTACTGACGAGGGGCTTCAGGCTGGACCCAGGCTCTGCAGCTACAATGCTCAGCTCCTCCCAAGCAAAACTTCCAGATGGTAGGGAAAAGCATTTGACCCAGTGGTTAGGGAATTTCCTCTCCCTTAACAGCCCATGTTGAAAGCAATGGGCCCCAAGGCTCTTGTCAACAAGTTCACATCTGTTACCAACAGGAGGTTTAAGAGAGTGGACGGTGGGGCGCGGTGactcgctcctgtaatcccagcacttggggtggctgaggcgggaggatcgcttgagttcaggagtttgagaccagcctggacaatatggcgagaccccgtctccatttaaaaagtaaaaattggttgggcacagtggctcacgcctgtaatctcagcattttgggaggctgaggcaggcagatcacgcgaggtcaggagttcgagaccagcctggccaatatggcgaaaccccatctctactaaaaaaaaaccccaacaattagctgggcatggtggcgagtgcctgtagtctcagctacttgggaggcaggagaatcacttgaaccggggaggcagaggttgcagtgagccaagatcgtgccactgtattccagcctgggcgacagagtgagactctgtctcaaaaaaaataaaataaaattaaaaaaacacagtaGACTCAACCAgttgtgctggctcacacctgtaatcccagcactttgagaggctgaggcgggcagatcacttgagcccaggagttcaagatcagcctggccaacatagagaaacccctgtctctgcaaaagaaaaaaattagctgggcatggtggtgcatgcctgtggtcccagctactcaggaagctgaggtgggacggtggcttaagcctgggaggttgaggctgcagtcaggtATGATTGcatctgggtgacagggtgaggctctgtctcaaaaaagaaaaacaaagcgtAGACTGTGGGCCTCCAAATCTAGGGTGTGGTCCTTAGCAACGGGCTGTCCACTGAGACGAGGTCTTTGGGCTAGGCAGCTCTCAGGCCCTTGTTGCTAAGGACAGCCTCTTCCTTAGTAACTGGAGTCCTAAGGGCGGGGCCTCAAAACCTTGTCAAGGAGTTTCTCCCCTTAGCAACAGGAGTTCTAAGAGGGCGGGGCTGTGTTTCTAGAAAAGGAGGAGCCTGTTTGAAGTTTGAGATGCTGAAGATGGCAAAACAGAACAAAGAGCACCTGGGCCGATCCGAAATACCACATGGCCTGGACGTCCTGGTGCAAGGCCAGGCAGCGGGTCAGATGGTCCCGGTCTCCtgtcaccacgttggccaggcctgCTGGGAACAGGGTGGCCATGTCCTAGGGGATAGAGAGAGCGAAAGGTTGGGAAGGCCGTGGGGGCAGGGCAAGGAGTGGGCATTCAGGGGGTGTCCATGGGAGGGAAGGGGACGAGGGGTCATGGAGGAGAAAGCCCCAGGCCTAGGGTGAA from Gorilla gorilla gorilla isolate KB3781 chromosome 20, NHGRI_mGorGor1-v2.1_pri, whole genome shotgun sequence encodes:
- the FLT3LG gene encoding fms-related tyrosine kinase 3 ligand isoform X5, with translation MTLLAPAWSPTTYLLLLLLLSSGLSGTQDCSFQHSPISSDFAVKIRELSDYLLQDYPVTVASNLQDEELCGALWRLVLAQRWMERLKTVAGSKMQGLLERVNTEIHFVTKCAFQTPQPCHPHGVPGPWRPQPRQPRSPLCSSYCCCPWASCCWPLPGACTGRGRGGGHLALGSRCPPSPVPRTCCLWSTDLAKASS
- the FLT3LG gene encoding fms-related tyrosine kinase 3 ligand isoform X4, yielding MTLLAPAWSPTTYLLLLLLLSSGLSGTQDCSFQHSPISSDFAVKIRELSDYLLQDYPVTVASNLQDEELCGALWRLVLAQRWMERLKTVAGSKMQGLLERVNTEIHFVTKCAFQTPQPCHPHGVPGPWRPQPRQPRSPLCSSYCCCPWASCCWPLPGACTGRGRGGGHLALGSRCPPSPVPRTCCLWSTDLAKASSWGGY
- the FLT3LG gene encoding fms-related tyrosine kinase 3 ligand isoform X2 translates to MTLLAPAWSPTTYLLLLLLLSSGLSGTQDCSFQHSPISSDFAVKIRELSDYLLQDYPVTVASNLQDEELCGALWRLVLAQRWMERLKTVAGSKMQGLLERVNTEIHFVTKCAFQETSEQLVALKPWITRQNFSRCLELQCQPDSSTLPPPWSPRPLEATAPTAPQPPLLLLLLLPVGLLLLAAAWCLHWQRTRRRTPRPGEQVPPVPSPQDLLLVEH
- the FLT3LG gene encoding fms-related tyrosine kinase 3 ligand isoform X3, with amino-acid sequence MTLLAPAWSPTTYLLLLLLLSSGLSGTQDCSFQHSPISSDFAVKIRELSDYLLQDYPVTVASNLQDEELCGALWRLVLAQRWMERLKTVAGSKMQGLLERVNTEIHFVTKCAFQTPQPCHPHGVPGPWRPQPRQPRSPLCSSYCCCPWASCCWPLPGACTGRGRGGGHLALGSRCPPSPVPRTCCLWSTDLAKASSCGSLNNPVRQTSIIPFYRGGY